A single window of Chitinophaga sp. XS-30 DNA harbors:
- a CDS encoding VOC family protein, whose amino-acid sequence MGKFITGIQQVGIGVKDACEAKHLYKVLFGMDVLIFEDKAAAALMTRYTGTEVHHRHAILSLNMAGGGGFEIWQFTSREPVTRAVLPRLGDLGIFAVKIKSRNVPTAHKYFSSLSNVQLSDIYTSPDDRPHFWLTDPYGNHFNIVEGDEWFKTDKGICGGVVGAVIGVSDMDKALHFYRSVLGIDEVVYSGEAPMQDVPQGQASGETCKRVLLKKQVANKGAFSKLLGAVQIELIQNTVISPQKIYDNRYWGDCGFIHICFDALDMDGLKSDSTKAGYCFTVDSANSFDMGEAAGRFCYVEDPDGTLIELVETHKVPVLKKFGWYLNLKKRKEKGDKRLPDWVIGMMALNKIR is encoded by the coding sequence ATGGGGAAATTTATTACTGGTATTCAACAGGTGGGCATTGGTGTGAAAGATGCCTGTGAAGCGAAACATCTTTACAAAGTCCTTTTCGGGATGGATGTACTGATCTTTGAAGATAAGGCTGCGGCTGCTCTGATGACCCGTTACACCGGCACAGAAGTACACCACAGACATGCGATCCTGTCACTCAACATGGCCGGTGGCGGTGGATTCGAGATATGGCAGTTCACTTCCAGAGAGCCTGTTACCAGGGCCGTGCTTCCCCGGTTGGGAGATCTGGGCATTTTTGCCGTAAAGATCAAATCCCGGAACGTGCCAACGGCGCATAAATATTTCAGCTCATTGAGTAATGTGCAGCTTTCCGATATCTATACTTCTCCCGACGATCGCCCTCATTTCTGGCTGACGGACCCCTACGGCAATCATTTCAATATCGTAGAAGGCGATGAATGGTTCAAGACCGATAAAGGCATCTGCGGCGGCGTGGTTGGCGCGGTGATCGGGGTGAGTGATATGGACAAGGCCCTGCACTTCTACCGGTCCGTGCTGGGGATCGACGAAGTGGTCTACAGCGGGGAGGCGCCCATGCAGGATGTTCCCCAGGGACAGGCCTCCGGCGAAACCTGCAAGCGTGTGCTGCTGAAAAAACAGGTGGCCAACAAAGGGGCGTTCAGCAAATTGCTCGGCGCCGTACAGATAGAACTGATCCAGAATACGGTGATCAGTCCGCAAAAGATCTATGATAACCGCTACTGGGGAGATTGCGGCTTCATTCATATCTGTTTCGATGCACTGGATATGGATGGCCTGAAATCCGATTCCACGAAGGCAGGATACTGTTTTACCGTAGATAGCGCCAACTCGTTCGATATGGGGGAGGCAGCAGGACGGTTCTGCTATGTGGAAGACCCGGACGGTACCCTGATAGAACTGGTGGAAACTCATAAGGTACCTGTGCTGAAAAAATTCGGCTGGTATCTCAATCTTAAAAAGAGAAAGGAAAAAGGCGATAAACGGCTGCCGGACTGGGTTATCGGGATGATGGCGCTGAATAAAATACGTTAA
- a CDS encoding TIGR04283 family arsenosugar biosynthesis glycosyltransferase: MISIIIPTLHEAPNIARCLQRLHAGDAALIREIIVVDASSKDDTAGIARANGAKVAVVAARSRAFQMNAGAAMATGDILYFVHADVLPPTSFAGDIMQAINEGAEMGRFRFRFDSPRLMLKINSWFTRFDRTWVSGGDETLFIRRDVFGQHGGYNERFIIMEEYDLVARARKTAKYTVIQKDVLVSARKYEHNSWWAVQRANLTAFRMFRQGAEPAAIKQVYHRMIRHPKDI; encoded by the coding sequence GTGATCAGCATTATCATTCCCACACTTCATGAAGCGCCGAACATCGCCCGCTGCCTGCAAAGGCTGCATGCAGGCGATGCTGCGTTGATAAGGGAGATCATTGTGGTAGACGCGTCCAGCAAAGACGATACTGCCGGCATAGCCAGGGCAAACGGCGCAAAAGTGGCGGTTGTAGCGGCAAGGAGCCGCGCCTTTCAGATGAATGCCGGCGCGGCGATGGCAACAGGCGATATCCTCTATTTTGTGCATGCGGACGTATTGCCCCCCACTTCCTTTGCCGGAGATATCATGCAGGCAATCAATGAAGGCGCGGAAATGGGGCGGTTCCGCTTCCGGTTCGATTCACCCCGGCTGATGCTGAAGATCAATTCCTGGTTTACGCGTTTCGACCGGACCTGGGTCAGCGGAGGGGATGAAACATTGTTCATCCGCAGGGATGTTTTCGGGCAGCATGGCGGATACAACGAACGATTCATTATCATGGAAGAATACGATCTTGTAGCCAGGGCCAGGAAAACGGCGAAATATACCGTGATACAGAAAGATGTGCTGGTATCCGCCCGCAAATACGAGCATAACAGCTGGTGGGCCGTGCAGCGCGCCAATCTGACCGCTTTCCGGATGTTCAGGCAGGGTGCGGAACCCGCGGCCATCAAACAGGTTTACCACCGGATGATCCGTCATCCCAAAGACATTTGA
- a CDS encoding SGNH/GDSL hydrolase family protein gives MNKLLILLGIILAFTSFAPRQLSWTAIGDSITYLNDHPDETGHRVTEGYLSRVTGKLKHIRYTNQGHNGWTAVRVAKEIENLGLEKADVYSVFLGTNDWWAGLPLGTFQDYLGNTGNGTFYGAYRTIINKVRTLNEGAAIILITPMQRVDFVYLQNMKNNAWGSYKEKNGQSLAQFAEAVKMIARHEDVRLIDLYHQKRMSLKDLVKFKRLKDPSTGAYRDYRYPDFIGVPFDPETAEYPYPQEAIDITYDGLHPSDKGNRIIADMLVKVMRKL, from the coding sequence ATGAATAAACTGCTCATCCTCCTGGGGATCATCCTTGCATTCACCTCCTTCGCACCGCGCCAGTTGTCCTGGACGGCCATCGGGGATTCGATCACTTATCTGAACGATCATCCTGATGAGACCGGCCATCGCGTAACCGAAGGGTACCTCAGCCGTGTTACCGGTAAACTGAAGCATATCCGTTACACCAACCAGGGGCATAATGGCTGGACGGCGGTACGGGTGGCAAAGGAGATCGAAAACCTCGGGCTGGAAAAAGCAGATGTCTATTCCGTTTTTCTCGGAACGAACGACTGGTGGGCGGGTCTGCCGCTGGGGACTTTCCAGGACTATCTCGGCAATACGGGTAATGGCACTTTTTATGGTGCTTACCGCACGATCATCAACAAGGTCCGTACACTGAATGAGGGCGCGGCGATCATACTCATCACGCCCATGCAACGGGTGGACTTTGTGTATTTGCAGAACATGAAGAACAACGCCTGGGGTTCGTATAAGGAAAAGAACGGACAGTCGCTGGCCCAATTTGCCGAAGCGGTAAAAATGATCGCAAGGCATGAAGATGTCAGACTGATCGATCTTTACCACCAAAAAAGGATGTCCCTGAAGGACCTGGTGAAGTTCAAACGGCTGAAAGACCCGTCAACCGGAGCATACCGGGATTATCGTTATCCGGATTTTATCGGCGTTCCTTTTGATCCTGAAACAGCGGAATACCCTTATCCCCAGGAAGCCATCGATATCACCTACGATGGTCTTCATCCCTCGGATAAAGGCAACAGGATCATTGCGGATATGTTGGTGAAAGTGATGAGGAAGCTTTAG
- a CDS encoding TIGR04282 family arsenosugar biosynthesis glycosyltransferase, with the protein MHKKALIIFVRHPVLGRVKTRIAATLGEETALAVYRELLVHTAAITRPVQADKFVFYADGTQENDLWDAAVYQKRAQADGDLGERMQQAFRELFAAGYQHIAIIGSDCFALGTAVIDTAFSSLQSSRVVAGPSTDGGYYLLGMRAFAPSLFENKRWSTGSVMSDTLQSVQALGWDYTLLPTLSDVDEATDIPAELRKKLLL; encoded by the coding sequence ATGCACAAAAAAGCGCTGATCATTTTCGTTCGCCATCCCGTCCTCGGCAGGGTAAAGACCCGTATAGCCGCCACATTGGGAGAAGAAACGGCTCTTGCCGTCTACAGGGAGCTGCTGGTGCATACTGCTGCCATCACCCGGCCTGTACAGGCAGACAAGTTTGTTTTTTATGCGGATGGAACTCAGGAGAACGATCTGTGGGATGCTGCTGTTTACCAAAAGAGAGCACAGGCTGACGGAGATCTGGGAGAAAGGATGCAACAGGCTTTCCGGGAGCTTTTTGCAGCAGGGTACCAGCATATCGCCATCATCGGCAGCGATTGTTTTGCACTGGGTACGGCTGTTATTGACACTGCGTTTTCATCACTCCAATCCTCCCGGGTAGTGGCCGGCCCATCTACCGACGGCGGGTATTACCTGCTGGGAATGCGGGCCTTCGCCCCTTCCCTTTTTGAAAATAAAAGATGGAGCACCGGCAGCGTCATGAGTGACACCCTGCAAAGCGTGCAGGCCCTGGGATGGGATTATACGCTGCTGCCCACCCTGAGCGATGTGGACGAAGCCACTGATATTCCGGCGGAACTGAGGAAGAAGCTGCTTCTCTGA
- a CDS encoding adenylate/guanylate cyclase domain-containing protein, whose product MKRSTVYKFRQLSIVIATWLIAGFIIAVYEHFVLHTNHSAGPAPGYSFLVSVLMNMGTGLIGALVGGSLLVFYVNVRFRDSSYGATVMVVMLSFAGVVFLVNIVMRAFMEEPDMYRLFKNSLVWAVILAITQLFLQINSKFGQGVFWNFLRGKYSTPREERRIFMFLDLNSSTTIAEQLGDKKYHAFLKDLFSDITNPILDSKGEIYQYVGDEVIVAWKYGNGIDNIRCIRCFFDIKERLRQLEGKYKAEYGLAPSFKAGIHCGKVVAGEIGIIKRDITYSGDVLNTTSRIQSMCREFNEEVIVSADLMAELRLTAHYAVQTLGTIRLKGKQKEMQLVALRLAQRGGNVPGTV is encoded by the coding sequence ATGAAGAGAAGTACTGTTTATAAATTCAGGCAACTTTCCATTGTCATCGCCACCTGGCTGATAGCGGGATTTATTATTGCTGTGTACGAACACTTTGTGTTGCATACCAATCATTCGGCCGGGCCTGCGCCCGGCTATTCTTTTCTGGTGTCTGTGCTGATGAATATGGGCACTGGCCTCATCGGTGCGCTGGTGGGCGGTAGTCTCCTTGTTTTTTATGTGAACGTCCGCTTCCGGGACAGCTCTTATGGCGCAACGGTAATGGTGGTGATGTTGTCATTTGCCGGCGTGGTTTTCCTGGTGAACATCGTGATGCGGGCCTTCATGGAAGAGCCGGATATGTACCGCCTTTTCAAGAACAGTCTCGTTTGGGCCGTGATACTGGCCATCACACAATTGTTCCTGCAGATCAACAGCAAGTTCGGGCAGGGCGTATTCTGGAATTTCCTCCGCGGAAAATACAGCACGCCCAGGGAGGAGCGCAGGATATTCATGTTCCTCGACCTCAATTCCTCCACGACCATTGCCGAACAGCTGGGTGATAAAAAGTATCATGCCTTTCTCAAAGACCTTTTTTCCGATATCACCAATCCTATCCTGGACAGCAAAGGGGAGATATACCAGTATGTGGGTGATGAGGTGATCGTGGCCTGGAAGTACGGTAATGGCATCGATAACATCCGGTGTATCCGGTGTTTCTTTGATATAAAGGAGCGCCTGCGGCAGCTGGAGGGAAAGTACAAAGCGGAATACGGCCTGGCGCCTTCCTTCAAGGCCGGCATCCACTGCGGAAAAGTGGTGGCCGGTGAAATAGGCATCATCAAGCGGGATATCACCTATTCCGGTGATGTACTGAACACGACCTCCCGTATCCAGAGCATGTGCAGGGAGTTCAATGAAGAAGTGATCGTATCGGCTGACCTGATGGCGGAACTACGGCTGACGGCGCATTATGCGGTGCAAACGCTGGGCACTATCCGGCTGAAAGGCAAGCAGAAGGAAATGCAGCTTGTGGCATTACGCCTGGCGCAACGCGGCGGGAATGTTCCGGGAACAGTATAA
- a CDS encoding transglutaminase family protein: MLIQASCLLDFTCTTQVPTTFMLRARSGVGQFVIKEELHTSPFRTMTEFTDNYGNLCQRIVLPEGNFRIESSVLADCMPTIEVDHNAGWTAIEYLPDFMLHYLLPSRYCESDKMADLAAEITKDFKQGYPQVEAIRQWVHSNIRYQYGTTNSSTSAWDILSTKTGVCRDFAHLGISLCRALDIPARMVTGYLYGLKPMDLHAWFEAYLEGRWYCFDATQTEPKGNRINVAYGRDAADVAFASHFGPVVLNRMEVKVEEKVM; the protein is encoded by the coding sequence ATGCTCATTCAAGCTTCCTGCCTGCTCGATTTTACCTGCACAACCCAGGTACCCACTACATTCATGTTAAGAGCGAGAAGCGGAGTAGGGCAGTTCGTCATCAAAGAGGAGCTGCATACCAGTCCGTTCCGGACAATGACGGAATTTACGGATAACTACGGCAATCTCTGTCAGCGCATCGTGCTGCCGGAAGGGAATTTCAGGATCGAAAGCAGTGTGCTGGCCGATTGCATGCCCACCATCGAAGTAGATCACAATGCCGGATGGACCGCTATCGAATACCTGCCCGATTTTATGCTTCATTACCTTTTGCCGAGCCGGTATTGCGAGTCGGATAAAATGGCGGACCTGGCCGCGGAGATCACCAAAGACTTCAAACAGGGGTATCCCCAGGTGGAAGCGATCCGGCAATGGGTGCATTCCAATATCCGCTACCAGTACGGCACTACGAACAGTTCCACATCGGCATGGGATATCCTGTCTACAAAAACAGGCGTGTGCCGGGATTTTGCGCATCTGGGCATTTCGCTTTGCCGGGCGCTGGATATTCCGGCCAGGATGGTCACCGGTTACCTGTATGGGCTGAAGCCGATGGACCTGCATGCCTGGTTTGAGGCATATCTTGAGGGCCGCTGGTATTGTTTCGATGCCACCCAGACCGAACCGAAAGGCAACAGGATCAATGTGGCTTACGGGCGGGATGCCGCGGATGTGGCATTTGCCAGCCATTTTGGGCCGGTGGTGCTGAACAGGATGGAGGTAAAGGTGGAGGAGAAAGTGATGTGA
- a CDS encoding 1-acyl-sn-glycerol-3-phosphate acyltransferase, translating to MLYAFVKILSRLALKLFCRQVTFSDRALLKSEGPLILACNHPNSFFDAILLGSLFERPVHFLARGDAFRKPLVRKFLSALRMIPIYRLSEGREYLALNDSTFERCQDVLLQGGILLIFSEGLCKNQWDLRPLKKGTARIALEAWKNPILARNCAVLPVGLNYNSFSGFGKRILVHFGEKIREEDIPATLSMSERILHFNTLLTAQLQHSVLSAHGNDELAQMLISNHTRIPGSSHTITSLKDIQARISPHQAEKVVAQLKPPALSPANTASFAADLAGIILLLLPAAAGWILHIPCYLLVKRFVVQKTNGTVFYDSVLFGLLLLTYPLYWMLLNIAGMIWLDHWYVLLFIPFLAWTTLIWLDCLNRSVNFLRLYSREDGRAFVNVFYSAPSSR from the coding sequence TTGCTGTATGCATTCGTAAAAATCCTGTCACGCCTCGCCCTGAAGCTTTTTTGCCGGCAGGTTACCTTCAGTGACAGGGCATTGCTGAAAAGCGAGGGGCCGTTGATCCTGGCCTGCAATCATCCCAATTCATTTTTTGATGCCATTCTGCTCGGCAGTCTGTTTGAGCGGCCGGTACATTTCCTCGCGCGCGGGGATGCCTTCCGCAAGCCGCTGGTGCGCAAGTTCCTATCTGCCCTCCGGATGATCCCGATCTACCGGCTGAGCGAAGGCCGGGAATACCTCGCCCTGAACGACAGCACTTTCGAGCGCTGTCAGGATGTGCTGCTGCAGGGCGGTATTCTGCTGATATTCTCCGAAGGGCTTTGCAAGAACCAATGGGACCTCCGGCCATTGAAGAAAGGCACGGCCAGGATCGCGCTGGAGGCATGGAAGAATCCAATCCTGGCCAGGAACTGTGCGGTGCTGCCGGTGGGACTGAATTACAATTCCTTCTCCGGATTCGGAAAAAGGATACTGGTGCATTTCGGGGAAAAGATCAGGGAAGAAGACATACCAGCGACGCTTTCCATGAGCGAACGCATACTTCATTTCAACACCTTGCTGACCGCGCAGCTGCAGCACAGTGTGCTTTCCGCCCACGGTAATGATGAGCTGGCACAGATGCTGATCAGCAATCATACCCGTATACCCGGCTCCAGCCATACGATAACATCGCTGAAAGACATACAGGCCAGAATATCACCGCACCAGGCGGAAAAGGTCGTGGCACAGCTGAAACCTCCGGCGCTTTCCCCTGCCAATACCGCCTCTTTTGCGGCGGACCTGGCAGGGATCATTTTACTGCTGTTGCCCGCCGCCGCAGGGTGGATACTCCATATCCCCTGCTATCTTTTGGTAAAACGGTTTGTGGTACAAAAAACAAACGGAACCGTTTTTTACGATTCCGTGCTGTTTGGCTTGCTGTTGCTTACCTATCCTTTATACTGGATGCTTTTGAATATTGCGGGAATGATATGGCTGGATCACTGGTATGTGCTGCTTTTCATTCCTTTTCTGGCCTGGACCACATTAATCTGGCTGGATTGCCTGAACCGCAGTGTCAACTTCCTCCGGTTGTACTCCCGGGAAGACGGCCGCGCTTTCGTTAACGTATTTTATTCAGCGCCATCATCCCGATAA
- a CDS encoding arsenosugar biosynthesis-associated peroxidase-like protein, with amino-acid sequence MANHYYDAADLQKFTAIGEYQQELADKFFGWYGEVFKDSALTAKEKSLIALAVSHAVQCPYCIDAYSADAFEKGWSETQMMEAVHVAAAIKGGAALVHGVQMMNKTKAISM; translated from the coding sequence ATGGCTAATCATTACTACGATGCAGCAGACCTGCAAAAATTCACCGCCATTGGCGAATATCAGCAAGAGCTGGCAGATAAATTCTTTGGCTGGTATGGCGAAGTATTCAAAGACAGCGCGCTTACTGCAAAGGAGAAATCCCTGATCGCGCTGGCGGTGTCCCACGCGGTGCAATGTCCGTATTGCATCGATGCCTACAGCGCTGACGCCTTTGAAAAGGGATGGAGCGAAACGCAAATGATGGAAGCCGTTCATGTGGCCGCTGCCATCAAAGGCGGCGCCGCGCTGGTACACGGCGTGCAGATGATGAATAAAACCAAAGCCATTTCGATGTAG
- the arsS gene encoding arsenosugar biosynthesis radical SAM (seleno)protein ArsS (Some members of this family are selenoproteins.), with the protein MKCMKSLKALHHQLASSTAQIAVLENGTDHTLPLFSDKLRAEELYPLRPSEITIFQVNVGKMCNQVCKHCHVDAGPDRKEIMTRETMQLCLDVLAANPSLQTVDLTGGAPELNPDFRWFVENIRQLGRHVIVRCNLTIILSNKRFFDLPQFFREHRIEVVSSLPYFTQDRTDRQRGDGVFDASIRALQLLNEAGYGMPDTGLQLNLVYNPAGAFLPPAQETLEKEYKTELLKRFGISFNQLYAITNMPISRYLDYLVVSGNYEQYMDKLVRAFNPAAAHSVMCRNTISVGWDGQLYDCDFNQMLDLEVACENSRHLSTWNMAALQHREIVVNQHCYGCTAGAGSSCGGTVTK; encoded by the coding sequence ATGAAATGCATGAAATCACTGAAAGCGCTTCATCATCAATTGGCCAGCTCCACCGCACAGATCGCGGTGCTGGAGAACGGTACGGACCATACCCTGCCGCTGTTCAGCGACAAGCTCAGGGCAGAAGAGCTTTACCCGCTCCGCCCTTCGGAGATCACCATATTCCAGGTGAACGTGGGCAAGATGTGCAACCAGGTCTGCAAACACTGCCATGTAGATGCGGGGCCGGACAGGAAGGAGATCATGACCCGGGAAACCATGCAGCTTTGTCTGGATGTACTGGCAGCAAACCCTTCCCTGCAAACGGTAGACCTCACCGGCGGCGCTCCCGAGCTGAATCCGGATTTCCGCTGGTTTGTGGAGAACATCCGGCAACTCGGCCGGCATGTGATCGTACGTTGCAATCTCACCATCATTTTGTCCAACAAACGGTTCTTTGATCTGCCGCAATTCTTCCGGGAACACCGCATAGAAGTGGTCTCTTCCCTGCCCTATTTCACGCAGGACAGAACAGACCGCCAGCGCGGGGATGGTGTATTTGATGCCTCCATCCGGGCGCTGCAGCTGCTCAACGAAGCCGGGTACGGCATGCCGGATACCGGGCTGCAGCTGAATCTCGTCTATAATCCCGCCGGAGCCTTCCTGCCCCCTGCGCAGGAAACCCTGGAAAAAGAATACAAAACGGAGCTGCTCAAACGCTTCGGCATATCATTCAACCAGTTGTACGCCATCACCAACATGCCCATCAGCCGGTACCTGGATTATCTGGTGGTTTCCGGCAATTATGAGCAGTATATGGACAAGCTGGTGCGGGCATTCAATCCCGCCGCGGCGCACAGCGTCATGTGCCGCAACACGATCTCCGTGGGCTGGGACGGACAGCTGTATGACTGCGATTTCAACCAGATGCTCGACCTGGAAGTAGCCTGTGAAAACTCCCGCCACCTTTCCACATGGAATATGGCAGCACTGCAGCATCGGGAGATCGTCGTCAACCAGCATTGCTACGGATGTACTGCCGGCGCCGGTTCCAGCTGCGGCGGCACGGTAACCAAATAA
- a CDS encoding SDR family oxidoreductase has product MEFYTDKVVWITGASSGIGAELAIQLSKQQAALILSARNQEALQEIQRHCLQYTTRCTVLPADLTDAAHLDGLVQQALQTYGHIDILINNAGITQRAFAEDTSPEVDRRIMEINFFSPVNLTKLLLPHFRARKTGQVAVLSSMAGLMGFPQRTAYAAAKHALKGYFETLQVEHSIPGFYATIVSPGRIQTPISLNALTASGKPHNKMDAGQQNGIPVTVCAQKILRAIARQQHHIVIARSERILWWFHKWCPPLYYRIARKAGLKEG; this is encoded by the coding sequence ATGGAATTCTATACTGATAAAGTGGTCTGGATCACAGGGGCTTCTTCCGGCATTGGTGCGGAACTGGCCATCCAGCTTTCAAAACAGCAGGCTGCGCTCATTCTCAGCGCCCGCAACCAGGAAGCCCTGCAGGAGATACAACGCCACTGCCTGCAATACACCACCCGCTGTACCGTACTTCCGGCAGACCTGACGGATGCGGCGCATCTGGACGGACTGGTGCAACAGGCGCTGCAAACCTACGGGCACATCGACATCCTGATCAACAATGCCGGTATCACGCAACGGGCCTTTGCGGAAGATACCTCGCCGGAAGTGGACCGCCGCATTATGGAGATCAATTTCTTCAGTCCCGTTAACCTCACAAAATTGCTGCTGCCGCACTTCAGGGCCAGGAAAACCGGGCAGGTAGCCGTTCTCAGCAGCATGGCCGGACTAATGGGCTTTCCGCAGCGTACTGCTTACGCCGCGGCCAAGCATGCATTGAAAGGATATTTTGAAACGCTGCAGGTAGAACACTCCATCCCCGGCTTTTATGCCACCATCGTCAGCCCCGGACGCATTCAGACGCCAATCTCCCTCAACGCCCTTACCGCCTCCGGCAAACCGCATAACAAGATGGACGCCGGCCAGCAGAACGGCATCCCCGTGACCGTATGCGCGCAAAAAATACTCCGCGCCATCGCCAGGCAGCAGCATCACATCGTTATCGCCCGCAGTGAACGGATACTCTGGTGGTTCCACAAATGGTGCCCGCCGCTGTATTACCGCATCGCCAGAAAAGCAGGATTGAAAGAGGGGTAA
- a CDS encoding DUF547 domain-containing protein — protein sequence MSLVEISQELLYAARTGEPVDTFTHILKNIHEKALEQLQSDEQKKAFWINIYNAYTQIILRDEPEQYSNRNRFFRSKQIAIAGHMLSLDDVEHDLLRRSKIKWSLGYLNKPFPSRFEKRNRVKKLDWRIHFALNCGAKSCPPIAYYKPEGLGRQLDIATTVYLRGECNWRPEDNIVEVPAIMGWFRRDFGGKDSMRTLLKLMEIIPPASKPAIRFKAYDWELFLQNYKSE from the coding sequence ATGAGCCTGGTGGAAATTTCGCAGGAACTGCTGTATGCGGCAAGAACCGGCGAGCCGGTAGATACATTCACCCATATCCTTAAAAACATTCATGAAAAAGCACTGGAACAACTGCAATCGGACGAGCAGAAAAAGGCATTCTGGATAAATATCTATAACGCCTATACGCAGATCATCCTGCGTGATGAGCCGGAACAGTATAGCAACCGCAACCGGTTCTTCAGAAGCAAACAGATCGCCATTGCCGGCCATATGCTGAGCCTTGATGATGTGGAACATGATCTGCTCCGCCGCTCGAAGATAAAATGGAGCCTCGGCTACCTGAACAAGCCATTTCCTTCCCGCTTCGAAAAAAGGAACCGGGTGAAGAAACTCGACTGGCGCATTCATTTCGCGCTGAACTGCGGGGCAAAGAGCTGTCCCCCTATCGCCTACTACAAACCGGAGGGACTTGGCCGGCAGCTTGATATTGCTACTACCGTGTACCTGAGAGGGGAATGCAACTGGCGGCCGGAGGACAATATTGTGGAAGTTCCCGCCATCATGGGCTGGTTCCGGCGCGATTTTGGCGGCAAAGACAGTATGCGCACATTGCTGAAGCTCATGGAGATCATCCCTCCGGCCAGCAAGCCGGCAATCAGGTTCAAAGCTTACGATTGGGAATTGTTCCTGCAAAACTATAAAAGCGAATAA
- a CDS encoding phosphosulfolactate synthase, whose protein sequence is MNFTLEKIPERTKKPRTYGLTMITDKGLSLQETKNFMSAAAPHVDMVKLAFGTAYVTPNLGEKIKIYQSHNIPVFFGGLLFEAFLIRNQFDDYVKTIREYGISHMEVSDGSLDIPHAEKCGYIEKLAKIGTVLSEVGSKDKDREHITPPYKWIELMKAELEAGAEYIVAEARESGTVGLYRDSGEVREGLVQEILTQIPGEKIIWEAPLKSQQLYFLELTGCNANLGNIAPNEIISLEAMRVGLRGDSFHFYLDGE, encoded by the coding sequence ATGAACTTTACACTGGAAAAAATACCCGAACGCACGAAAAAGCCCCGCACTTACGGGCTTACGATGATCACAGACAAAGGCCTCAGCCTGCAGGAGACGAAGAACTTCATGTCCGCCGCGGCGCCGCATGTGGATATGGTGAAGCTGGCCTTTGGCACAGCCTATGTGACCCCCAATCTCGGGGAGAAGATCAAGATATACCAATCCCACAATATTCCTGTTTTTTTCGGCGGACTGCTGTTTGAGGCATTCCTGATCCGCAACCAGTTTGATGACTATGTGAAGACCATCAGGGAATACGGCATCAGCCATATGGAAGTATCAGACGGTTCGCTGGACATCCCGCATGCCGAAAAATGCGGATATATCGAGAAACTGGCGAAGATCGGCACCGTGCTGAGCGAAGTAGGGTCGAAAGACAAAGACCGCGAACACATCACCCCGCCTTATAAATGGATCGAGCTGATGAAGGCAGAACTGGAAGCCGGCGCCGAATACATTGTGGCCGAAGCCCGGGAAAGCGGCACCGTTGGGCTTTACCGGGATTCCGGAGAAGTGCGGGAAGGACTGGTGCAGGAAATACTGACGCAGATACCGGGAGAAAAGATCATCTGGGAAGCACCACTCAAAAGCCAGCAGCTGTACTTCCTGGAACTGACCGGCTGCAATGCCAATCTGGGCAATATAGCCCCCAACGAGATCATTTCCCTGGAAGCCATGCGCGTTGGATTGCGCGGCGACAGCTTTCATTTTTATCTCGATGGGGAATAG